One Aliidiomarina minuta genomic region harbors:
- a CDS encoding septal ring lytic transglycosylase RlpA family protein has translation MLARLFIFAILFALLSACAGKPEGRYQMRNDQAPARLPTSAEIEPLTPRFEPLSRQGNMSSYTVLGETYQVMQSAEDYQATGIASWYGQKFHGHLTSNGEYYDMYSLSAAHRYLPLPSYVRVTNLANNKEVIVRVNDRGPFHPERVIDLSFAAAYKLDMLDTGTARVHIESIHMPPPMLVDTETLYIQVAATSNENNLLALKNNLQEIYALDATTRERAGLHRLLLGPFSESQANQWLYKLRQDGYEQAFRVED, from the coding sequence ATGCTCGCTAGATTATTCATTTTTGCGATTCTGTTCGCGCTGTTATCAGCCTGCGCCGGAAAACCTGAGGGTCGTTACCAGATGCGTAACGACCAGGCGCCTGCCCGCCTTCCAACGTCAGCCGAGATCGAGCCCTTAACACCACGTTTTGAGCCCTTAAGCCGACAAGGTAATATGTCCTCATATACCGTACTTGGAGAAACCTATCAGGTAATGCAAAGCGCTGAGGATTATCAAGCCACTGGAATAGCCTCCTGGTATGGACAAAAATTTCATGGTCATCTCACCTCAAATGGTGAGTATTATGATATGTACAGCCTTTCAGCCGCTCATCGATATCTGCCGTTACCTAGTTATGTGCGAGTCACTAATCTGGCAAATAATAAAGAAGTCATAGTCAGAGTTAATGATCGCGGCCCTTTCCACCCAGAGCGGGTTATCGATCTTTCTTTCGCTGCAGCCTATAAACTAGATATGCTGGATACAGGGACAGCCCGCGTACATATTGAAAGCATTCATATGCCCCCCCCTATGCTGGTAGACACTGAGACACTCTATATTCAGGTGGCAGCAACCAGTAATGAAAACAATCTGCTCGCTTTAAAAAATAATTTGCAGGAAATTTATGCGCTGGATGCAACCACTCGCGAACGCGCCGGTCTACACCGTTTGTTACTCGGACCTTTTTCAGAAAGCCAGGCTAATCAGTGGTTATATAAACTACGTCAGGATGGATATGAACAAGCATTTCGGGTAGAGGACTAA